The Fibrobacter sp. UWR4 genome includes the window TTATCGTCAGATTCCACAACAAAGAAACCACCGCCCAACGACTCTGGTTTTTTCGAAAGGGGTACGACTTCCTTTAACCAGCTAACGCCATTCCACACAAATGCATACTTTGATGTATTCTCATGATACCAGTTATCACCAATAGTGATGTGTGTTTTGTCTGTAGATCCATCTAAATTTTCTTTACCGGTTCTCCCCCAAATACCATTACGCCTTTCAAATCGTTCTACTAAAGCGCCATGGTATGTTGAAGACCAATAGGTAACCCACGTGCTTTTCCATTTTACACGCCATCTACGAAACACCGGGTAATATATTTTCGCTTGATATTCGTGAACATAGGGCTCTCGAGCAATAAAGAAATCATTTCCAGAATGACCAGTCCATTGGGCTTCAACAAAGAAATCATAATCATCGCCGCTTACCAGATTTTCATTTTTATAGGGAGATTTCCAATATTCGCCATCATAATCAAACAAGCTCATTTCATCGTTATCGGCATGCTTAACAACAAAATACCGATTTCCAATAGCTTCAATAGTCGGCTCGGACTGAACACCATCCAACTCCCAGAACAGAGTACTATCAAAAGATCCTACAAAACCATTGTCAACCCATGTAAGAACCCCTGCATTGTGCCCCCACAATCCGCGGTCTTCGATTGCTCCCGCAATATATCCGTCGCCAAAGGCGTACTGATTGTCATCGTCTAAATCACGTTGTTCAAATACTTCTTTGAGTTGAGTCTTATCGTGATTAAATGCAAAAACCTTAATCACGCCACTATTTCCCTTATCGGGACACACAAAGAAAATTGCAACAAAGTTATTCGTGGCTAAAAGCTGTGTCTTGTTATTGTCATTTTCTCCCCAGTCAGCTTTAAAGCCGTTGACATCAAAGCTTATCGTTTTACCTGATTTCGTCCAAGGAATCGAAAGCGTTACGGTATTATTTCGATCGTCATTCAAGTGAACACGGGCTATATAGTCGGGACCAACGGATACAACGTCTCTTCTACCATTATCATTAATATTATCAGCAACCTTGACCCAGTTTTCACCATTCCACATAATTGGATAATATGTTCTTTTTCCATCATCTTCATAAACAAAGACGAACCAGTCCTTGTTTCCTATCATAAAAGTACTCTTATCACTACCTTTTTTTACACCGTCAATCTGATTTACATAAATCCAACGACCAAACTTCCATTCCCAGACCTGAACTGTTTTATCTTTGGTAAGACCTACAATATATGGAGTTCCATTACCTTTATACCCTAACTTAATTTTCTTTAAACCAGGGACAGACGCCATGTGATAATCGGAATCGACAGTAGTACTGTATGATGTATAATTATACTCAACCCTACCGCATGTCGGACCCTGAATGGCTTTAATCGTACCAAGCAGCGCAGATTCAATGCCCTGAGTCGCATTTACGTTGTCAAAGTACTCGTAATCTTCCCTATCGGATTGAGCACCTGTAGCATCTACAAAAACGATTCTTGTAAGCAGTCTTTTCACATAGCCATAGCCATCAGTGCCTTCAGGAACAATTTTTAAAGGAGAATAACAAAAATTGATTGAACCCGTATAAATATTTGACGGACCATAAATGGAGATATTGTCAAGGTACTTTCTTTCTATCGGATCAATAAATGCATCAGGAGCCGAACTGGCATCAACCTCAACTTGACCCTCACTGTCCACATATTCGCCCCAAAACAGACCTTCCCCCTTTGGAAGCAAGTTGAACTTAATTGCACCACCTGTAGAAGAAGAGACTGAGTCTAGATAACACTCTTTTGTATAACCATTTACAGTGGTATAATCTCTAATTTTGAGTTTTTCACTTTCCTGTGTATAGAAATACTCAATGTAATTGCCATCCAGGTCTTCCTGCCTAGACAGATTCCATGCATTCGGGAACAAATAATCGGACTGGCCATTGTACTTACTATAATTTTTTCCGACAATACCATGACTCAAAGGCCAGGAAAGAGCATATTGATTTGCATTTCTTTTTTTGGGGAACACCACATTTTCTTCGAAATCTCCATAATAATACTTGTTTCCCTGATCATCAGTAAGTATCCAACCCTTAATATAGGTGTAATTCTTTCCATTAATTTGAGTATTTACCGTATCTCGAGTAAGTTTCCAATACGGCAAACCTTCAATCCACCACTGATTGTTTTCATAGAAGACTTTATGCGACATACCTTCTGCTGTTAAAAGGGTATAGTTATCATCCCATAAAGCCATTGTTCCAGCATTGTCACTGACAATTTTCGCAAAGCCCAAAGCAAAGCCTAACCCAACCCAACCAGAGGGGGCAAGATCATTTTTATTCTTGACAGTTTGATATACGTTACCAGAATAACTGACGCTAAACGAAGCGCTAATCTTTCCTGCGGAAATTGAAGCAAGAGGCTTTGTAAAGGCAACGGTACCTGACATCGGATTGATGCCGGCTTCAGGAGACATATACTCGTTAAAAGCATTTCCTGTTTCACTTGACGTTGCCAAAGAAATGCTTAGGGATAGAAATACTAAAGGAATTATTTTACCTAAAATATTATTCCACATATTACGTTCATCCTTTGACCGTTTGTATAAATAGACGACAAGTGACTTAAACACGCGTTTACCCTCTTTTTTCTAAACCTCAAAACCGCAATTCGTCTAGTACAAACAAATTGCGATTACTTTTAATACTTTTTTGGAAAAAATCCTAGCCCCCAAACATGCGCAAGAATTACCCCAAAATTTTGGGATCAATTTTAGAAAAAAAAATTTTTTTTGTCCACATTTATTTATACAAGTGTAGTGACAAATAATCCACAATGTCAAAGACAAAAGCAATATATAAAAGGATAACACATTGTTCTTCAACGAATTACAAGAGTGTATTATTTAGAATAAAACAGAAAAGTGTCATTTTACTTACAATACGAAATATTTTATTTACTTTGTAAAAAAAACATTTCTACCACACACAAGTTAATCTGTTTTAAAATGTAATTGTGTGGAAAATTATCTAATTAGCCTAACCAGCTTTCTGCTGCACAATCTTATCGTAGGCCTTAAAAATTGCAGCATGACTCAAGACACCAATGACTTCCCCGCTCTTATTCTTAACGCAAAGTTCCGACATGGACGTGCGTACAAAAATTCTTAAGGCAGAATGAAGGTCCATTGAATCCATCAACATCGGGGCCTTTACCGTACAATCGGAAATCAGCAGATGTTGAATCAAGTCCGGAGATGTAATGTAGGCATTCTTCACGATGGACATATCCAGCAATCCAATGTAAGTTCCAGTATGTTCATGTCCTAGGGACAATCCCGCAGGTGTTCTGGAAGTTCCCTCATAAACAGGATAAACGTAATCCACTTCAATATCCTTCAGAACATCGGAAAGGGAATCTTCACCTCTCAAGGTTTTCATTTCACAATGTTCAATTACATCACCTACGGTAGTCACGCGAAGAACATCAACATCCATGTCACCTCGATGAGCAGGAGATGCAAATTTGTTCTGGACCTGGCTCTTGTAAATACTCCAAGGTCTAGAGAAAGCAATATGCATCACGGCGGCAATCAAAAGTCCCGGCAGCAGGCTATAGCTACCCGTCATTTCGCAGACCATGACCACACCGGCAATAGGAGCCTTAGCAGCACCAGCAAAGAAAGCGGCCATTCCCACCAGGATAAACATTTCCGGGCAACGGATCATATCAGGAGCAATCAGTTCGCAGGCTCCGGCAAAAGCAGCACCCAAAACTCCCCCAATAAAGAGAGATGGGCCAAATACACCGCCAGATCCACCAGAACCAACTGTTAGTCCCGTAGCAACAATCTTAGCAAGAACAATCCCCAACAGTAGCAGAACGCCCCATATGGAGTGAGGCATCATGGCTCCCATCACTTCGTTAATGAATTCAAAACCACCACCAGCAACTTCCGGGAAAACTACCACCAGAACAGAAATCATCAGGC containing:
- a CDS encoding chloride channel protein, which produces MSQFLKRFNRFLVVNGYMPKIFLAAFIGFVTGLVAVAFHFGLGLATSLVKMPWTGDNALPWWSFAIMPAIGGLIVGVIIYVVAKAPETAGQGTDNMIKSFHHEGGKIRKRVAPVKFLTSIITLATGGSAGYEGPISQIGSGVASTVCYGFNMPQSLRRQFTLAGTAAGLGSIFKAPLAGALTSVEVLYREDFESNAFATSIVSSVVAFTVYIAFVGTEPAIAGVPVFPFANTVELIACALLGILCFPFSYLYVRCYSESETRFARWQVPNWIKPAIGGLMISVLVVVFPEVAGGGFEFINEVMGAMMPHSIWGVLLLLGIVLAKIVATGLTVGSGGSGGVFGPSLFIGGVLGAAFAGACELIAPDMIRCPEMFILVGMAAFFAGAAKAPIAGVVMVCEMTGSYSLLPGLLIAAVMHIAFSRPWSIYKSQVQNKFASPAHRGDMDVDVLRVTTVGDVIEHCEMKTLRGEDSLSDVLKDIEVDYVYPVYEGTSRTPAGLSLGHEHTGTYIGLLDMSIVKNAYITSPDLIQHLLISDCTVKAPMLMDSMDLHSALRIFVRTSMSELCVKNKSGEVIGVLSHAAIFKAYDKIVQQKAG